In Flavobacterium lacustre, a genomic segment contains:
- a CDS encoding SusC/RagA family TonB-linked outer membrane protein — protein sequence MITTKKLFFSCHLSIPRKEWLLAIVVMLFSSYSLLAQNDKTITGVVTLAKDAMPLPGVNVMIKGTNKVTSTSVDGDYAIKASANDILVFSYIGSTTQEIKVGNQTTINIALKDDVNKLDEVVVIGYGTQKKSDLSGAVGVVNMGSAKKTVTYDTAKMLQGQVAGVTVQSSGEPGGFVNVKIRGANSFTNNNPLFVIDGMIVDSPFDFAPGDIESMQVLKDASSAAIYGVRGANGVVIITTKKGKSGQLSVKYKSLVGFQNVTKTWDVTDRVGYQTITNEAEKNRDLQNGVAINIAPGNDPTSSSYINNVDTNWQDAAYQTGVIENHSLGFNGGAETLAYNMNMDYFKNSSYIKSPQDYERLSMNLNLNGKKGKFKYGAKIGYTQSDKENFNSYVGETAVGALVSAIPTMPVYDANRLGGFGGTTSLTQKAISLNVIGFNNLIENNGQRNRFIGDVWGEFEIVKGLKYKIDASFDRLDYENNRYIPQSDLGWYYITTKDEASLDISTGSTDKTFFNNILTYSLDVDKHKFDVLGGFVQERTDSYNHWSRGVGYEYGEISMLQYADATSTGERKETITGKSYISRINYSYDDRYLLQANFRQDKTSLFSEKNNTANNYSFSAAWKLSNEKFIHLPEWVSNIKLRGSYGKLGNNTIPPYFFSTTTNGFAGYDFDNKLAPGTTVVASLDPDVKWEDVKTSDVAVELGLFNNDLQFTAEYFVKNSTNLLVDVPIPFSTGAFPAVIRTNAGAMKNTGFEFSTTYNNNKNAFKYSISANLGTLKNEVMQIGINGNPIYGAASKTIVGRSAGEIFAYETAGIFQSAAEIASSPTQTNAGVGDVKFKDINEDGIINDQDRTFQGVTIPKYSYGFNFSATYKNWDLSMFWQGAGGNKVFNSIYRNLMAGDFGNHHTDMLNYWTPTNTNTNVPRPIIGDPNGNGRDSNRFIQDGDYLRLQSLEIGYEIPMPTNGVIQKAKVFVNGQNLLTFTKYTGADPDFNSNDGLISRGYDGGSFPNPRTVSLGVEVNF from the coding sequence ATGATAACAACCAAAAAATTATTTTTTTCTTGCCATCTATCAATACCAAGAAAAGAGTGGCTATTAGCAATAGTAGTTATGCTATTTTCTTCTTATTCGCTTTTGGCTCAAAATGATAAGACAATTACAGGAGTCGTGACTTTGGCAAAAGATGCAATGCCTTTGCCTGGAGTAAACGTGATGATTAAAGGAACAAACAAAGTAACTTCAACTAGTGTGGACGGAGATTATGCTATAAAAGCCTCTGCAAATGATATTCTAGTTTTTTCCTACATTGGATCAACAACACAAGAAATTAAAGTAGGCAATCAAACTACAATTAACATCGCACTGAAAGATGATGTCAACAAACTTGATGAAGTTGTTGTAATTGGATACGGAACACAAAAGAAATCAGATCTTTCCGGAGCTGTTGGAGTTGTAAATATGGGTTCTGCTAAAAAGACCGTAACCTATGACACTGCAAAAATGCTTCAAGGGCAAGTAGCAGGTGTAACTGTGCAGTCATCTGGAGAACCTGGTGGATTTGTAAACGTGAAAATTAGAGGTGCTAACTCCTTTACTAATAACAACCCACTTTTTGTAATTGACGGGATGATTGTAGACTCTCCATTTGATTTTGCTCCTGGAGACATCGAATCTATGCAAGTTCTTAAAGATGCTTCTTCGGCTGCTATTTATGGTGTTCGTGGTGCCAATGGTGTTGTAATCATTACAACCAAAAAAGGGAAATCAGGACAATTAAGCGTGAAGTACAAATCACTTGTAGGTTTTCAAAATGTGACCAAAACTTGGGACGTAACTGATAGAGTTGGTTATCAAACAATTACAAATGAAGCAGAAAAAAACAGAGATCTTCAAAATGGAGTTGCAATTAATATTGCCCCTGGAAATGACCCTACAAGTAGTAGTTATATTAATAATGTTGATACCAATTGGCAAGATGCTGCTTATCAAACAGGTGTTATAGAAAACCATTCCTTAGGCTTTAATGGAGGTGCCGAAACTTTGGCCTACAACATGAATATGGACTATTTCAAAAATAGTAGCTACATAAAATCGCCTCAAGATTATGAAAGATTGTCCATGAATTTGAATTTGAATGGTAAAAAAGGAAAATTTAAATACGGTGCAAAAATTGGATATACACAATCTGACAAAGAAAATTTCAACAGTTATGTTGGAGAAACTGCCGTTGGTGCTTTAGTTAGTGCCATTCCTACAATGCCGGTTTATGATGCCAATAGATTAGGTGGTTTTGGAGGTACAACTAGTTTAACACAAAAAGCTATTTCTCTTAACGTCATCGGATTCAATAATTTAATTGAAAATAACGGACAAAGAAATCGTTTTATTGGAGATGTTTGGGGTGAATTTGAAATCGTAAAAGGATTAAAATATAAAATCGATGCCAGTTTTGACCGATTGGATTATGAAAACAATAGATACATACCACAAAGTGATTTGGGATGGTATTATATTACTACCAAAGACGAAGCTTCTCTAGATATATCAACAGGTAGTACAGACAAAACTTTCTTTAACAACATATTAACCTACTCATTAGATGTAGACAAACATAAATTTGATGTATTAGGCGGTTTTGTACAAGAACGCACTGATTCATACAACCACTGGTCAAGAGGTGTAGGTTATGAATACGGTGAAATAAGTATGTTGCAATATGCAGATGCAACTAGTACAGGTGAACGCAAAGAAACTATAACTGGTAAATCATACATTAGCCGTATCAACTATTCATACGATGATCGTTATTTGTTGCAAGCCAACTTTAGACAAGACAAAACATCACTTTTTAGCGAAAAAAACAATACCGCTAACAACTACTCTTTTTCAGCTGCTTGGAAATTAAGTAACGAAAAATTCATACACTTGCCAGAATGGGTAAGCAATATCAAACTAAGAGGTAGTTATGGTAAATTAGGGAACAATACTATTCCTCCGTATTTCTTCTCTACAACAACCAATGGTTTTGCAGGTTACGATTTTGACAATAAATTGGCTCCGGGAACAACCGTTGTAGCATCTTTAGATCCAGATGTAAAATGGGAGGATGTAAAAACAAGCGATGTTGCCGTAGAACTTGGATTGTTTAATAATGATTTACAATTTACCGCAGAATATTTCGTAAAAAATTCTACCAATTTATTGGTTGATGTTCCAATCCCGTTTTCTACAGGAGCATTTCCTGCAGTAATTAGAACAAATGCCGGAGCAATGAAAAACACAGGTTTTGAATTTTCAACAACCTATAATAACAACAAAAATGCTTTCAAATACAGCATCTCTGCTAATTTAGGAACATTAAAAAATGAAGTAATGCAAATTGGTATCAATGGAAATCCAATCTATGGTGCTGCTTCAAAAACAATAGTTGGAAGATCTGCGGGTGAAATTTTTGCTTATGAAACTGCTGGAATTTTTCAAAGCGCTGCAGAAATCGCTTCATCTCCAACACAAACCAATGCAGGAGTGGGAGATGTTAAATTCAAAGACATCAACGAAGACGGTATAATTAATGATCAAGACAGAACTTTTCAAGGAGTTACAATTCCCAAATACAGCTATGGTTTCAACTTTAGTGCTACGTACAAAAATTGGGATTTATCCATGTTTTGGCAAGGTGCTGGTGGAAACAAAGTTTTCAATAGTATCTATCGCAACTTAATGGCTGGAGATTTTGGTAATCATCATACAGATATGCTTAATTATTGGACTCCAACAAATACTAATACTAATGTACCACGTCCAATCATTGGTGATCCAAATGGTAACGGAAGAGATTCTAATAGATTCATTCAAGATGGAGATTACTTAAGACTCCAATCTTTGGAAATTGGATATGAAATCCCAATGCCAACAAACGGTGTTATCCAAAAAGCAAAAGTGTTTGTAAACGGGCAAAACTTATTAACCTTTACTAAATACACTGGTGCAGACCCTGATTTTAATAGCAACGACGGATTGATTTCAAGAGGGTATGACGGAGGGTCTTTCCCTAATCCTAGAACAGTTTCTTTAGGAGTTGAAGTAAATTTTTAA
- a CDS encoding arabinan endo-1,5-alpha-L-arabinosidase: MKKSSSLLKLGSYSVIFGLVLSVISCSSSDDTKTPDPVVPPVVIPPTPTFPGPTYADNYTPISSWNNRSQWNLANVHDPSVEKCGDYYYMYQTDASYGGAADGHGHFPYRRSKDLITWEYMGSAMTQAPDWVKDSLNNKRARMVPALPAITNPRYGYWAPYIKKVGSKYRMYYSIVVDEPITGTDFNTSWSERAFIGLAESDDLATNVWVDKGMVVCSEPDGLKPYSFAGTRNWENAYFQFNAIDPTFTVTPGGDHYLIYGSWHSGIAALKLNPTTGKPDQLKTLSDYGTKIASRSTTSRWQASEGPEIIYNDVTGYYYLFMAYDGLDIPYNTRVARSKNIMGPYLGINGADVTNGADAWPMLTHPYSFNNHTGWVGISHCSIFQNPETKEWFYASQARLPEGVPGINVSNAVMMGHVREIQWTEDGWPVVAPERYAGVPKTTITEASFIGTWEQITMNYQYKVIQKSATIYLTADKKVSGGATGSWSYDSTNKTLTVNGVKCKVSDAWDWERATRKVTITYSGFTAAGVPVWGKKID; encoded by the coding sequence ATGAAAAAGTCATCATCTCTTTTAAAATTAGGATCATACTCCGTCATTTTTGGCTTAGTGCTTTCTGTAATTAGTTGTTCCAGCAGTGACGACACAAAAACACCAGACCCAGTAGTACCTCCAGTAGTAATTCCGCCTACACCTACATTTCCAGGACCAACGTATGCAGACAATTACACTCCTATTTCCTCTTGGAATAACCGTTCCCAATGGAACTTGGCTAACGTACATGATCCTTCTGTTGAAAAATGTGGCGATTATTATTATATGTATCAAACCGATGCTTCTTATGGAGGCGCAGCTGACGGACACGGACATTTTCCTTACAGACGTTCTAAAGATTTGATTACTTGGGAATACATGGGTTCAGCAATGACTCAGGCTCCAGATTGGGTAAAAGATTCACTAAATAACAAAAGAGCCCGCATGGTTCCTGCTTTGCCCGCTATTACAAATCCACGTTATGGGTATTGGGCACCTTATATCAAAAAAGTAGGCAGCAAATATAGAATGTATTACAGTATTGTGGTAGACGAACCAATTACAGGAACTGATTTCAATACATCATGGTCCGAAAGAGCCTTTATCGGTTTGGCCGAATCCGATGATTTAGCCACTAATGTTTGGGTAGATAAAGGAATGGTGGTTTGCTCTGAGCCAGATGGTTTAAAACCGTATTCTTTTGCAGGTACCCGAAATTGGGAAAATGCATATTTTCAATTCAATGCCATCGACCCTACTTTTACGGTTACTCCCGGAGGTGACCACTATTTAATTTACGGTTCTTGGCATTCCGGGATTGCAGCATTAAAATTAAATCCAACAACTGGAAAACCTGATCAACTAAAAACGTTGAGTGATTACGGAACTAAAATCGCCTCTCGTAGTACAACGAGTCGTTGGCAAGCTTCAGAAGGACCAGAAATTATTTATAATGATGTTACAGGATATTACTACTTATTTATGGCGTATGACGGACTCGATATACCTTACAATACTCGTGTTGCCCGTTCCAAAAACATTATGGGACCTTATCTGGGAATCAATGGAGCCGATGTAACCAATGGAGCCGATGCTTGGCCAATGTTAACACATCCTTATTCCTTTAACAATCATACCGGATGGGTTGGTATTTCTCATTGTTCTATATTTCAAAATCCAGAAACCAAAGAATGGTTTTATGCCTCACAAGCCCGTTTGCCAGAAGGCGTACCCGGAATTAACGTTTCTAATGCAGTTATGATGGGGCACGTTCGAGAAATTCAATGGACTGAAGACGGTTGGCCGGTAGTAGCTCCCGAGCGTTACGCAGGAGTGCCGAAAACTACCATTACCGAAGCTTCTTTTATAGGAACTTGGGAACAAATTACAATGAATTACCAATACAAAGTCATTCAAAAATCAGCGACTATATACTTAACCGCCGACAAAAAAGTAAGTGGTGGCGCAACAGGAAGCTGGTCGTATGACAGCACCAATAAAACACTAACAGTCAATGGTGTAAAATGTAAAGTAAGTGATGCCTGGGATTGGGAAAGAGCCACCAGAAAAGTTACCATCACTTATTCAGGATTTACCGCTGCCGGCGTACCTGTTTGGGGTAAAAAAATTGATTAA
- the fsa gene encoding fructose-6-phosphate aldolase, producing MKFFIDTANLKDIKEANDLGILDGVTTNPSLMAKEGITGTDNIIAHYVKICELVDGDVSAEVISTDFEGMVAEGEKLAALHPQIVVKIPMIKDGIKAIKYFSNKGIRTNCTLVFSSGQALLAAKAGATYVSPFIGRLDDISTDGMALIEEIRLIYDNYGYETQILAASVRHVMHIINCAKVGSDVITGPLSAIEGLLKHPLTDIGLATFLADYKKGNS from the coding sequence ATGAAATTTTTTATTGACACCGCAAATTTAAAAGACATAAAAGAAGCTAACGACCTGGGAATCCTGGATGGCGTTACCACTAACCCATCATTGATGGCGAAGGAAGGAATTACAGGAACTGATAACATTATTGCCCATTATGTAAAAATATGTGAGCTGGTTGACGGAGATGTCAGTGCCGAAGTCATTTCGACTGATTTTGAAGGAATGGTAGCCGAAGGAGAAAAATTAGCCGCTTTACACCCACAAATCGTGGTGAAGATTCCGATGATTAAAGACGGAATAAAAGCAATAAAATATTTTTCGAATAAAGGAATCAGAACCAACTGTACTTTGGTATTTTCATCAGGTCAGGCATTACTTGCCGCCAAAGCCGGTGCAACTTATGTATCACCTTTCATCGGAAGATTAGATGATATCTCTACTGATGGAATGGCATTGATTGAAGAAATTAGATTGATTTATGACAATTACGGTTACGAAACTCAAATTTTGGCCGCATCAGTACGTCACGTCATGCATATTATTAACTGTGCCAAAGTTGGATCTGATGTAATTACCGGACCATTAAGCGCCATCGAAGGATTATTAAAACACCCTTTAACTGATATTGGTTTGGCCACATTCTTAGCCGATTACAAAAAAGGAAATAGTTAA
- a CDS encoding NUDIX hydrolase has product MLNSYSTADKVLLAVDCIIFGFDNEGLKILLIKRDFEPEKGKWSLIGGFLKKEEVLDTAAIRILERYTGLQDIYMEQLHAYSEIDRDPVERTISVAYYALINIENHNEELIQNYHAQWFSVANAPKLIFDHDSMLRHAIRRLRYRTSIKPVGFELLPEKFTMRQLLELYEAILSKELDKRNFISKINSLDILIKLDEKDMMSSRKGSYLYTFDKEKYDAKLLNDFVLNL; this is encoded by the coding sequence ATGTTAAATAGTTATAGTACAGCAGATAAGGTATTATTGGCTGTAGATTGTATCATTTTCGGTTTTGATAATGAAGGACTGAAAATTCTTTTAATCAAAAGAGATTTTGAACCAGAAAAAGGAAAATGGTCTTTAATCGGAGGATTTCTCAAGAAAGAAGAAGTATTAGATACTGCAGCGATTAGAATTCTGGAGCGCTACACCGGTCTTCAGGATATATATATGGAACAATTGCATGCGTATAGCGAAATTGATCGTGATCCTGTTGAAAGAACCATTTCGGTAGCGTATTATGCTTTAATCAATATTGAAAATCATAATGAAGAATTAATTCAGAATTATCATGCCCAATGGTTTAGTGTTGCTAATGCGCCAAAATTAATTTTTGACCACGATAGTATGTTGCGACACGCCATTAGACGTTTGCGTTACAGAACTTCTATCAAGCCTGTTGGATTTGAACTTTTACCGGAAAAATTTACCATGCGTCAATTATTAGAATTGTATGAAGCTATTTTGAGTAAAGAATTAGACAAACGAAACTTTATCAGCAAAATAAACTCATTAGATATTTTGATAAAACTAGACGAAAAAGACATGATGTCCTCCAGAAAAGGCTCTTACCTTTATACTTTCGACAAAGAAAAATATGATGCAAAATTGTTGAACGATTTTGTCCTAAACTTGTAG
- a CDS encoding glycoside hydrolase family 43 protein yields the protein MKNTLISLSLLVFVSSCKTIKTDVTASANDGNPSPTLSVNNPIIKDKYTGDPAALVYKDKVYLYAGHDEAPNDFNFYKMNEWLVYSSSDMVNWQEHPVPLKVTDFSWAKSDAWAAQVIERNGKFYWYVTVEHGTIPGKAIGVAVSDSPTGPFKDALGKAIITNDMTTQTSISWDDIDPTVMIDDDGQAYLFWGNTVCHYAKLKANMLELDGPIQTISLPNFTEAPWIHKKNDWYYLSYAYQFPEKIAYAMSKSINGPWEYKGILNEIAGNSNTNHQSIIEFKGNDYFIYHNGATQPNGDSFRRSVCVDRLYYNQDGSLKRVIMTTEGIQK from the coding sequence ATGAAAAACACACTTATATCCCTATCTCTTTTGGTTTTTGTTTCCTCATGCAAGACCATAAAAACTGATGTTACGGCTTCCGCCAATGATGGAAATCCGAGTCCAACACTATCTGTCAACAACCCAATTATCAAAGATAAATACACCGGTGACCCTGCAGCTTTGGTTTACAAAGACAAAGTCTATCTCTACGCCGGTCATGACGAAGCACCAAATGATTTCAATTTTTATAAAATGAATGAATGGCTGGTCTATTCTTCATCGGATATGGTCAATTGGCAAGAACATCCTGTGCCGCTAAAAGTGACTGATTTTTCTTGGGCAAAATCTGATGCTTGGGCTGCTCAAGTTATTGAACGCAACGGAAAATTCTATTGGTATGTAACTGTTGAACACGGGACTATTCCCGGAAAAGCAATTGGAGTAGCCGTTTCCGACAGTCCAACCGGTCCGTTCAAAGATGCATTAGGAAAAGCGATTATTACTAATGATATGACAACCCAAACCAGTATTAGCTGGGATGATATTGATCCAACCGTTATGATAGACGATGACGGACAAGCTTATTTATTCTGGGGAAACACTGTTTGTCATTATGCCAAATTAAAAGCAAATATGCTAGAACTTGATGGTCCGATTCAAACCATTTCTTTACCCAATTTCACCGAAGCCCCTTGGATTCACAAAAAAAACGATTGGTATTACCTGTCGTATGCGTATCAGTTTCCTGAAAAAATCGCTTATGCTATGAGTAAATCTATCAACGGACCTTGGGAATACAAAGGAATTCTAAATGAAATCGCCGGAAACTCGAATACCAACCATCAATCGATTATTGAGTTCAAAGGCAACGATTATTTCATTTATCACAATGGTGCAACCCAACCCAACGGTGACAGTTTCAGAAGATCCGTTTGCGTAGACCGTTTGTATTACAATCAAGATGGAAGCCTGAAACGCGTAATTATGACTACAGAGGGCATTCAAAAATAA
- a CDS encoding RagB/SusD family nutrient uptake outer membrane protein — translation MKYKIYNYIAGFFSLAIITTSCVNDEDLLQIDPNNDAVDSFWKTDEDAVKGVNAAYGSLLTDGTYMRSTPLLLDLKGDDSRSNSPWGSMANVGRFNSNVTDAAIYGWAYETYYQGIYRANQVLENAPNIAFTDTALKNRVLGEAHFLRGLFLFHAVNMFKNVPVPTQIAAFYPQKTEAEGWAQVIADFKAAADLLPSTYSNAIDKGRATKGAALGYLGKAYLFTKDFPNAKIAFKQVIDLGVYSLVSDYRDNFTDTNENNSESLFEVQFSRSAGGVDLGWGGAPAVGWGKTSARAITYGPRAFGWTDVQPTWTLFNEFHDELTTSGQVDPRLDATMFYNKPGGMQLYGKDFATFYAANAGDLNDLFCRKYQNSDGGYANEFDWRSGINERLLRYADILLMYAECLNETGDTPGAYTYIQMVRSRVGLPNLATAKPSMDQNAMREQIGHERFLEFPLEGHRFDDIRRWGWLQDATKLAWLKSRDVEFNSYAAGREFFPIPQLEMDNNPGTVQNSGY, via the coding sequence ATGAAATATAAAATATATAATTATATAGCTGGTTTCTTCTCCCTGGCAATCATAACAACAAGTTGTGTTAACGATGAAGATTTACTACAAATTGACCCTAACAATGATGCTGTGGATTCCTTTTGGAAAACTGACGAAGACGCTGTAAAAGGTGTAAATGCCGCTTATGGTAGTTTACTTACCGATGGAACTTACATGCGAAGCACTCCTTTATTATTAGACTTAAAAGGTGACGATTCACGTAGCAACAGCCCATGGGGATCGATGGCCAATGTAGGTCGTTTTAACTCAAATGTAACAGATGCCGCAATTTATGGTTGGGCTTACGAAACCTACTATCAAGGTATTTATCGTGCAAACCAAGTTCTTGAAAACGCACCTAATATTGCATTTACTGATACTGCACTGAAAAACAGAGTCTTGGGTGAAGCTCATTTTTTAAGAGGTTTATTTTTGTTCCATGCGGTAAATATGTTCAAAAATGTACCCGTACCAACACAAATCGCCGCTTTCTATCCTCAAAAAACAGAAGCCGAAGGTTGGGCTCAAGTAATTGCTGATTTCAAAGCAGCAGCTGATTTACTTCCATCTACGTACTCTAATGCCATAGATAAAGGACGAGCTACCAAAGGAGCTGCTCTAGGATATTTAGGAAAAGCCTACTTGTTTACCAAGGATTTTCCAAACGCAAAAATTGCATTCAAACAAGTTATTGATTTAGGAGTTTATTCTTTAGTATCTGATTACCGCGATAACTTTACAGACACTAACGAAAACAATTCAGAATCTCTTTTTGAAGTACAATTCAGCAGAAGTGCCGGAGGAGTTGATTTAGGTTGGGGTGGAGCTCCAGCTGTTGGTTGGGGAAAAACATCTGCCAGAGCCATTACTTATGGACCAAGAGCTTTTGGATGGACAGACGTACAACCTACTTGGACTTTATTTAATGAATTCCATGATGAATTAACAACTTCAGGACAAGTAGATCCACGTTTAGATGCTACCATGTTCTATAACAAACCTGGAGGAATGCAACTTTACGGAAAAGATTTTGCTACCTTTTATGCAGCCAATGCAGGAGATTTAAATGATTTATTTTGTAGAAAATACCAAAATTCTGATGGAGGTTATGCAAACGAATTTGACTGGCGTTCCGGTATAAACGAGCGTTTATTAAGATATGCAGATATCTTGTTAATGTATGCTGAATGTTTAAACGAAACTGGTGACACTCCCGGTGCTTACACTTATATCCAAATGGTAAGAAGCAGAGTTGGGTTACCTAATTTAGCTACAGCAAAACCAAGCATGGATCAAAATGCAATGAGAGAGCAAATTGGTCACGAAAGATTCTTAGAGTTCCCATTAGAAGGACACCGTTTTGATGATATTCGTCGTTGGGGATGGTTACAAGATGCAACAAAATTAGCATGGTTAAAATCAAGAGACGTTGAATTTAACTCTTATGCAGCAGGAAGAGAATTTTTCCCAATACCACAACTAGAAATGGATAACAATCCAGGAACAGTACAAAACAGTGGTTATTAA
- a CDS encoding alpha-N-arabinofuranosidase, with translation MKKALLILFIFTFCNQTIVAQKETTVVSIKNTANAPTINKNIYGHFAEHLGRSIYGGFFVGDTSKIPNTNGVRNDIVAALKELKIPNLRWPGGCFADTYHWKDGIGPKENRPTIVNQWWGGTTEDNSFGTHDFLNLCELLGAEPYLSGNVGSGTVQELADWVQYANFGGKSPMSDLRIKNGRTEPWKVKFWGIGNEAWGCGGNMTADYYVGEYRKYATFMSDWENTGGLTRIASGSNSADYNWTETLMKNIPVNMLGGVGVHHYAVIDWAKKGDGVDYTENQYFQTMKSALKMEELVTKHSAIMDKYDADKKVAMIVDEWGAWYEVEKGTNPGFLYQQNTMRDAVLAGATLNIFNNHADRVRMANLAQCVNVLQAVILTDKAKMILTPTYHIMKMYRVHQDAQLIPLSFNSPSYTYNNETLPALSASASKDKNGLIHISLVNVDAKKDQKIEINLKELGIKNVTGSILTSPKIQDYNSFDNPTKIQPTVLKGFKIKTNTLELIIPPFSVITLEGK, from the coding sequence ATGAAAAAAGCCCTATTAATCTTATTTATTTTTACTTTTTGCAATCAAACAATTGTTGCACAAAAAGAAACTACAGTAGTCTCTATCAAGAACACTGCAAATGCTCCTACTATAAATAAAAACATTTATGGTCATTTTGCAGAGCATCTGGGAAGGTCTATCTATGGTGGGTTTTTTGTTGGTGACACTTCAAAAATACCCAATACAAATGGCGTTCGTAATGACATAGTTGCCGCCTTAAAAGAATTAAAAATACCAAATCTTCGCTGGCCTGGAGGTTGCTTTGCAGATACTTATCACTGGAAAGACGGAATTGGCCCAAAAGAAAACAGACCAACTATTGTAAACCAATGGTGGGGCGGAACGACTGAAGATAACAGTTTTGGAACACACGATTTCTTGAATCTATGCGAATTACTTGGCGCAGAACCTTACCTCTCAGGAAATGTAGGAAGTGGAACTGTTCAAGAACTAGCTGATTGGGTGCAATATGCCAACTTTGGAGGAAAAAGTCCCATGAGTGATTTACGTATAAAAAACGGCAGAACTGAACCTTGGAAAGTAAAATTTTGGGGAATCGGAAATGAAGCTTGGGGTTGCGGAGGAAATATGACAGCAGATTATTATGTTGGAGAATACCGCAAATACGCCACTTTTATGTCTGATTGGGAAAACACAGGCGGCTTAACTCGCATTGCTTCCGGATCAAATAGTGCCGATTATAATTGGACCGAAACCTTAATGAAAAACATTCCTGTAAATATGTTGGGAGGAGTTGGTGTACATCATTATGCCGTAATCGATTGGGCAAAAAAAGGAGATGGCGTAGATTATACAGAAAATCAATATTTTCAGACAATGAAATCTGCTTTGAAAATGGAAGAATTGGTTACCAAACATTCTGCCATTATGGATAAATATGATGCCGACAAAAAAGTGGCTATGATTGTAGACGAATGGGGCGCTTGGTATGAGGTTGAAAAAGGAACAAATCCTGGATTTTTATACCAACAAAACACTATGAGAGATGCCGTTTTAGCAGGAGCAACTCTTAACATTTTTAACAATCATGCTGACAGAGTCCGTATGGCGAATTTAGCGCAATGTGTAAATGTTTTGCAAGCTGTAATTCTGACAGACAAAGCCAAAATGATTTTGACACCTACTTATCATATTATGAAAATGTACCGTGTACATCAAGATGCCCAATTAATACCTCTTTCATTTAATTCTCCTTCATACACTTATAATAACGAAACGCTTCCGGCTTTATCTGCTTCGGCATCAAAAGATAAAAACGGTTTAATTCATATTTCATTAGTAAATGTTGACGCTAAAAAAGACCAGAAAATAGAAATTAACCTAAAGGAACTTGGAATTAAAAATGTAACTGGAAGTATTTTAACCTCTCCAAAAATTCAAGATTACAATTCTTTTGATAATCCAACAAAAATTCAACCTACCGTTTTAAAAGGCTTTAAAATAAAAACCAATACGTTAGAGTTAATCATCCCTCCTTTTTCTGTCATAACTTTAGAGGGAAAATAA